A single Hippopotamus amphibius kiboko isolate mHipAmp2 chromosome 5, mHipAmp2.hap2, whole genome shotgun sequence DNA region contains:
- the USP54 gene encoding inactive ubiquitin carboxyl-terminal hydrolase 54 isoform X10, with product MSWKRNYFSGGRGSVQGMFAPRSSTSIAPSKGLSNEPGQNSCFLNSALQVLWHLDIFRRSFRQLTTHKCMGDSCIFCALKGIFNQFQCSSEKVLPSDTLRSALAKTFQDEQRFQLGIMDDAAECFENLLMRIHFHIADETKEDICTAQHCISHQKFAMTLFEQCVCTSCGATSDPLPFIQMVHYISTTSLCNQAISMLERREKPSPSMFGELLQNASTMGDLRNCPSNCGERIRIRRVLMNAPQIITIGLVWDSDHSDLAEDVIHSLGTCLKLGDLFFRVTDDRAKQSELYLVGMICYYGKHYSTFFFQTKIRKWMYFDDAHVKEIGPKWKDVVTKCIKGHYQPLLLLYADPQGTPVSTQDLPPQAEFQSYSRTCYDSEDSGREPSISSDTRTDSSTESCPYKHSHHESVVSHFSSDSQGTVIYNVENDSTSQSSRDTGHLTDSECNQKLPSKKGSLLERKRSSGRVRRKGDEPQASGYHSEGETLKEKQAPRNASKSSSSTNRLRDFKETVSNMIHSRPSLASQANLGSPCGGRGGDQTDRKPPRNLPLHSRDWEVESTSSESKSSSSSKYRPTWRPKRESLNIDSIFSKDKRKHCGYTQLSPFSEDSAKEFTPDELNKPPAYDIKTGGPSPQYKIWGPARTGCHLLEQHPRLIQRMESGYESSERNSSSPVSLDAALPECSSICRDPSAKRSAGLAPSWRHIPKSHSSSILEADSTVSRSGWTKNQPLSDAR from the exons ATGTCTtggaagagaaattatttttcagggGGCCGTGGTAGTGTCCAAGGGATGTTTGCTCCTCGAAGCTCAACTTCCATAGCCCCCAGCAAAGGCCTCAGCAATGAGCCAGGACAAAACAGCTGCTTCCTCAACAGTGCCTTGCAG GTTTTATGGCACTTGGACATCTTCCGACGTAGCTTTAGGCAGCTTACAACTCACAAATGCATGGGGGATTCCTGTATCTTTTGTGCTCTCAAG GGAATCTTTAACCAGTTTCAGTGCAGTAGTGAAAAAGTGCTTCCATCTGACACTCTCCGCAGTGCTCTGGCAAAGACTTTTCAGGATGAGCAGCGTTTCCAGCTGGGAATTATGGACGATGCTGCGGAGTGCTTT GAAAACCTCCTGATGAGGATTCACTTCCACATTGCTGATGAAACCAAAGAGGATATATGTACTGCCCAACACTGCATCTCCCACCAGAAATTTGCGATGACCTTGTTTGAGCAG TGTGTATGTACTAGCTGTGGCGCCACTTCTGATCCGCTGCCTTTCATCCAGATGGTGCATTATATCTCCACTACTTCCCTTTG CAATCAGGCTATTAGTATGCTGGAAAGACGAGAAAAACCCTCGCCAAGCATGTTTGGTGAGCTGCTGCAGAATGCCAGCACCATGGGGGATCTGCGGAACTGCCCG AGCAACTGCGGAGAGAGGATTCGGATTCGCCGTGTGTTGATGAACGCTCCACAGATTATCACAATTGGGCTGGTATGGGACTCAGACCACTCAGACTTGGCAGAGGATGTCATTCACAGCCTGGGCACCTGCCTTAAGCTCGGTGAT CTGTTTTTCAGAGTGACAGATGACCGGGCCAAGCAGTCTGAACTGTACTTAGTAGGAATGATCTGTTACTACGGCAAACATTATTCTACATTCTTTTTCCAAACAAAGATCCGCAAATGGATGTATTTTGATGATGCTCATGTCAAGGAG ATTGGGCCCAAGTGGAAGGATGTGGTGACCAAATGCATCAAGGGGCATTATCAGCCTTTGCTGCTGCTTTATGCAGACCCCCAGGGTACGCCAGTGTCCACCCAGGACCTGCCTCCCCAGGCTGAGTTCCAGTCGTACAGCAGGACGTGCTACGATAGTGAGGATTCAG GGAGGGAGCCATCCATCTCAAGTGATACTCGAACAGATTCCTCAACGGAGAGCTGTCCCTACAAACACTCCCACCATGAGTCTGTGGTCAGTCACTTCTCTTCTGATTCTCAGGGGACAGTCATCTATAATGTGGAGAATGATTCCACGTCTCAGAGCAGTCGGGACACAG GACACCTGACTGATAGTGAGTGTAATCAGAAACTCCCATCCAAGAAGGGATCACTGCTAGAGCGCAAGAGGAGCTCTGGCCGGGTCAGGAGGAAAGGCGATGAGCCCCAGGCCTCAGGATACCACAGTGAAG GAGAAACACTGAAAGAGAAGCAGGCTCCTAGGAATGCCTCCAAATCATCCAGCAGCACCAACAGGCTAAGGGATTTTAAAGAGACAGTCAGCAATATGATCCATAGCAGACCATCCCTGGCTTCTCAGGCCAACCTAGGATCtccctgtggggggagggggggagaccAGACTGACAGAAAACCTCCTCGGAACCTGCCTTTACACTCTCGTGACTGGGAAGTAGAGAGTACCAGCAGTGAGTCAAAGTCCAGTTCTTCCAGCAAGTATCGTCCAACATGGAGACCCAAACGGGAGTCTCTGAATATTGACAGTATCTTTAGTAAGGACAAAAGGAAGCACTGTGGCTATACCCAGCTTAGCCCCTTTTCTGAGGATTCAG CTAAAGAATTTACACCAGATGAATTAAACAAGCCACCTGCTTACGACATTAAAACTGGCGGACCAAGCCCCCAGTACAAGATCTGGGGCCCAGCTCGGACAGGATGTCACCTTTTAGAGCAGCACCCTCGCTTAATCCAGCGAATGGAATCTGGCTATGAGAGCAGTGAGAGGAATAGCAGCAGCCCTGTCAGCCTGGATGCAGCCCTGCCTGAGTGCTCAAGTATCTGCAG GGATCCAAGTGCTAAGAGATCAGCTGGATTGGCACCTTCCTGGCGTCACATTCCAAAGTCTCACAGTAGTAGCATCCTGGAGGCAGACTCCACAGTATCCAGGAGTGGCTGGACAAAGAATCAGCCCCTCTCAG ATGCACGTTGA